From a single Bacteroidia bacterium genomic region:
- a CDS encoding helix-turn-helix domain-containing protein — MFKKEELKKYPEYWLEGIQNELFRQLHAYMEKEGLNQTQLATRLGVTKGYISQILNGNFNFTIKKLVELLLSIGKVPEFRVLSVNEFLSGKNLETITIRNANEMLTSIPIQSKNNTGRIIRMSTVYAQSNIASEPELLEYGSEQIKHYA; from the coding sequence ATGTTTAAGAAAGAAGAACTCAAAAAATACCCTGAGTATTGGCTGGAAGGCATTCAGAATGAACTGTTTCGCCAGCTACATGCATATATGGAAAAAGAAGGGCTTAATCAGACTCAACTGGCAACCCGGCTGGGAGTTACCAAAGGGTATATTTCACAGATACTGAATGGTAACTTTAATTTTACTATAAAAAAGCTCGTAGAGCTATTACTCTCCATCGGGAAGGTTCCGGAGTTTAGGGTTTTGTCGGTGAATGAATTTCTTTCCGGAAAAAATTTAGAAACGATTACGATTCGCAATGCAAATGAAATGCTAACCAGCATTCCTATACAATCAAAGAATAATACAGGCAGGATCATCCGTATGAGTACGGTTTACGCTCAATCTAATATAGCCTCAGAGCCAGAATTATTAGAATATGGATCAGAACAGATAAAACATTATGCATAA
- a CDS encoding DUF2268 domain-containing putative Zn-dependent protease (predicted Zn-dependent protease with a strongly conserved HExxH motif) — MRYCLIFFMVTWGNPLFPQAEIITTDIDNFWRAYDLLAEARSNADSIKVFEQEYIAKASKDNQQFIKLRDFTAGEIVKVIRRYPGYLTSIRENTLKIEHQKAEIEKYLLMLQDILPGFKPPRICFAFGCLRTGGTVSKGQILVGTEMVAADSSAIISELSPWLRSTINKTGNVVPVVVHEAVHSWQKNKYTRDLASTAMKEGFADFVTRSLLKLDSNPFLHEYGAQHECGLWQKFKADVNKGIADYSDWVYGGSVDENQPADLGYFVGMKIVEAYYASSPDKAKAIKLLSDCKNYPAIYSQNLYTGSCR; from the coding sequence ATGCGATATTGTCTTATATTTTTTATGGTTACATGGGGAAACCCGCTTTTTCCCCAGGCAGAAATCATCACAACGGATATTGATAATTTCTGGAGGGCATACGACCTTCTGGCAGAGGCCCGGAGCAATGCGGACAGTATAAAGGTTTTCGAGCAGGAGTATATAGCGAAAGCCTCAAAGGACAACCAGCAGTTTATCAAACTGCGCGACTTTACTGCCGGGGAGATCGTCAAGGTGATTCGCCGGTACCCCGGTTATCTGACATCCATCAGGGAAAACACGCTGAAAATCGAACACCAAAAAGCCGAAATAGAAAAATACTTATTGATGCTTCAGGATATTCTTCCTGGATTTAAGCCGCCGCGGATTTGTTTTGCTTTTGGATGCCTCCGCACCGGCGGCACAGTTTCGAAAGGCCAGATTCTGGTCGGCACAGAAATGGTGGCCGCTGATTCTAGTGCTATTATTTCCGAGCTTTCACCCTGGCTTCGGAGCACAATAAACAAGACTGGAAATGTAGTACCGGTTGTGGTCCACGAAGCCGTTCATTCATGGCAGAAAAATAAATACACCCGGGACCTTGCGTCCACTGCTATGAAAGAAGGATTTGCAGATTTTGTCACCCGAAGCCTGCTGAAACTCGACAGCAATCCTTTCCTGCACGAATATGGCGCACAACACGAATGCGGGTTGTGGCAAAAATTTAAGGCAGATGTGAATAAGGGTATAGCCGATTACTCAGATTGGGTTTATGGGGGAAGTGTGGACGAAAATCAACCTGCAGATCTGGGGTATTTTGTCGGAATGAAGATTGTGGAAGCGTATTATGCCTCCAGTCCGGACAAAGCGAAAGCAATCAAACTACTGTCTGACTGCAAAAACTACCCGGCGATTTATTCACAAAACCTGTACACCGGGAGTTGCCGGTGA
- a CDS encoding PDDEXK nuclease domain-containing protein yields the protein MDKLIHDIKQILEQARRNAYAATASAMIEAYWLMGKRIVEEEQEGRERADYGKEILSRLSSALGKGFSARTLRDYRQLYKTFPEWKHLAHACAKLNWSHIRLIMRVLDKNAQQYYLKEASDQNWAVRTLERNINTLYYHRLLSSQMQQPVEDEMKENTKAFQQDTHEFIKNPTVLEFLNIPTHYVYTEQHLEQTLINNLQHFLLELGKGFAFVARQKHIRTETKDFFIDLVFYNYILKCFVIVELKTDKITHQDIGQLDMYVRMFDDLERKEGDNPTIGILLCTETDRTIARYSVLHENKQIFASKYLPYLPTEEELAAEIERERQIIREKLADNEL from the coding sequence ATGGATAAACTAATACATGACATAAAGCAAATTCTGGAACAAGCCCGCCGAAATGCCTATGCTGCAACTGCTTCAGCAATGATTGAAGCCTACTGGTTAATGGGTAAACGAATTGTTGAAGAGGAGCAGGAGGGAAGAGAACGAGCCGACTATGGCAAAGAAATTTTAAGCAGACTTTCTTCGGCCCTTGGCAAAGGATTTAGTGCCAGAACTTTGAGGGACTATCGCCAGCTTTATAAGACCTTCCCTGAGTGGAAACATTTGGCACACGCTTGTGCCAAATTGAATTGGTCGCACATACGGCTGATTATGAGAGTTTTAGATAAGAATGCTCAACAATACTACCTGAAAGAAGCCTCCGACCAAAACTGGGCAGTACGTACATTGGAAAGAAATATCAATACACTGTATTATCACCGTTTGCTTTCATCGCAGATGCAGCAACCCGTGGAGGATGAAATGAAGGAAAATACAAAAGCTTTTCAGCAGGATACTCATGAGTTTATAAAAAACCCTACCGTACTGGAGTTCCTTAACATACCCACCCACTATGTGTACACTGAACAACATTTAGAACAAACTCTTATCAATAATCTGCAACATTTTCTGCTGGAACTGGGAAAAGGTTTTGCCTTTGTAGCCCGGCAAAAACATATCCGAACCGAAACAAAGGATTTTTTTATTGACCTGGTTTTCTACAACTATATCCTGAAATGCTTTGTGATTGTGGAACTCAAAACCGATAAAATCACCCATCAGGATATTGGTCAATTAGACATGTATGTACGGATGTTTGACGATTTGGAAAGAAAAGAGGGAGACAACCCCACGATAGGAATCTTACTCTGTACAGAAACGGATCGTACCATTGCCCGCTATTCTGTATTACATGAAAACAAACAAATTTTTGCCAGTAAATATCTGCCTTACCTGCCTACGGAAGAAGAACTCGCCGCAGAAATAGAAAGAGAGCGACAAATCATCCGAGAAAAACTAGCAGATAACGAATTATAA
- a CDS encoding T9SS type A sorting domain-containing protein: MTTTLPFARITGFILLSFFAQRVFSQPMFYLPDGQSPCPGENVHIDMLVPDIFDSYMWDLGNGFTYPGYQPPVVSYEEQGSYALSLTVTDNTPFRVIDKITVTQISNVWDDAGSCDLKPDLRLYFYNSSGGTFYTSTPVAYNTFPPVDFMIDGILTREAFRIAVWEYDFMIAWPFCWNLSGEDLGYVLVPANITGDTLFQPAHNLEVVITTKLVTSTTFHLDITLSEGIPVISCHNDTLDSGDSTATAWYDTQGQLVGSGQQFLPSTPGEYYVERVSGICKPRSHAISWPCNASTSIETEVSDSEIHIYPNPTERQLFVSLPQPKETKELIIEITDITGRKVISTKRPWEAIIEMSLPPLPAGTYIVQIRSDRNTFSKRINII; the protein is encoded by the coding sequence ATGACGACGACCCTACCCTTCGCCCGGATCACCGGCTTCATACTACTCTCGTTTTTCGCGCAGCGGGTTTTTTCGCAACCCATGTTTTACCTGCCCGACGGTCAATCTCCCTGCCCGGGTGAGAATGTACACATTGATATGCTGGTTCCCGACATTTTTGATTCCTATATGTGGGATCTGGGAAATGGTTTCACTTATCCGGGTTATCAGCCACCCGTTGTTTCTTATGAGGAACAAGGTTCTTACGCACTGAGCCTCACTGTTACCGACAATACACCTTTCCGGGTGATAGATAAAATCACTGTTACCCAGATCAGCAATGTCTGGGATGATGCAGGCAGTTGCGATCTAAAACCCGACCTTCGGCTTTATTTCTACAATTCTTCCGGCGGCACATTCTACACCTCGACTCCTGTAGCTTATAATACCTTTCCCCCCGTTGATTTTATGATAGACGGAATACTGACACGTGAGGCCTTCCGTATCGCAGTCTGGGAATACGACTTTATGATCGCATGGCCCTTCTGCTGGAATCTTTCGGGGGAAGATCTGGGGTATGTGCTGGTGCCGGCAAATATTACCGGCGATACCCTTTTTCAGCCAGCCCATAACCTGGAAGTTGTCATCACGACCAAACTGGTAACGAGCACAACCTTTCACCTCGATATCACACTTTCTGAAGGTATTCCTGTGATTAGCTGCCACAATGATACCCTCGACTCAGGAGACTCAACCGCCACGGCCTGGTACGATACTCAGGGTCAATTGGTCGGCTCCGGTCAACAGTTTCTGCCCTCCACACCGGGCGAATATTATGTCGAAAGAGTCTCTGGCATCTGTAAACCTCGTTCACACGCGATTTCCTGGCCATGTAACGCTTCTACGTCCATTGAAACAGAGGTTTCCGATTCAGAAATCCATATCTATCCCAACCCCACAGAGAGACAGCTGTTTGTTTCCCTCCCGCAACCAAAGGAGACAAAAGAACTAATTATCGAAATAACAGACATTACCGGGCGAAAGGTCATCAGCACGAAACGACCCTGGGAAGCGATCATTGAAATGAGCCTGCCTCCATTGCCCGCTGGTACCTATATCGTGCAAATCCGGAGCGACCGCAATACATTTTCCAAACGCATAAACATTATCTGA
- a CDS encoding lactonase family protein, protein MLRTILPILLLLAVSCTPQAEVSTPQREYIYAGTYSVRGSEGVYVLEFQRDSSKLAVIQTATTRNNPSFLDISADGRFLYSINGQGIDSTSKFGSVGAFSINQADGKLSLINEVSAYGSGPCHIQFSEDGHWLFLSHYGGGSVSVITVEENGAAGPLADSLTHTGSSVNPTRQEKPHTHSAQSIPGTPYFMVADLGLDKLMIYEMKDGKITPAPVPFVATEPGSGPRHFAFHPSSGRLYVGEELTSSVSVHELDVNAGITEQIQRLSTLPDTFTQYNSVADIHFSPDGKFLYVSNRGHNSLVIYSVDADSGKLTLVGFQETMGETPRNFMIDPKGEFVFVAHQNSDNIVGFRRDAQTGKLTYAGINVSVPSPVCLKMLIL, encoded by the coding sequence ATGCTCCGAACTATACTCCCTATCCTCCTCCTGCTTGCAGTTTCCTGCACGCCTCAGGCTGAAGTATCCACACCTCAGCGTGAATATATCTATGCCGGCACGTACTCCGTTCGCGGTAGCGAAGGGGTTTATGTCCTTGAATTTCAAAGAGATAGCAGCAAACTAGCGGTCATCCAAACTGCTACGACCCGCAATAATCCCTCATTTCTTGACATTAGCGCCGATGGCCGTTTTCTCTATTCTATCAATGGCCAGGGAATTGACTCGACGTCTAAATTTGGCTCTGTCGGTGCATTCTCCATCAATCAGGCCGATGGTAAACTCTCGCTGATCAATGAAGTTTCCGCTTACGGATCCGGCCCCTGTCATATTCAGTTTTCAGAAGATGGGCACTGGCTTTTCCTTTCTCACTATGGCGGAGGCTCTGTTTCTGTAATTACTGTCGAAGAAAATGGCGCTGCCGGTCCACTGGCTGACTCTCTTACCCATACCGGCAGCAGTGTCAACCCCACCCGTCAGGAAAAACCGCATACACATTCCGCGCAGTCTATCCCCGGTACGCCTTATTTTATGGTCGCAGATCTTGGACTAGACAAACTCATGATCTACGAAATGAAAGACGGCAAAATTACCCCAGCTCCGGTTCCCTTTGTGGCTACCGAACCAGGATCCGGCCCCCGGCATTTTGCCTTTCACCCATCAAGCGGACGCTTGTATGTAGGAGAAGAACTGACCAGCTCAGTAAGTGTACACGAATTAGATGTCAATGCAGGGATCACTGAGCAAATTCAAAGACTATCGACTTTACCCGATACCTTTACCCAATACAACTCCGTAGCAGACATTCACTTCAGCCCCGACGGAAAGTTTTTGTACGTATCCAACCGCGGACACAATAGCCTGGTGATTTATTCGGTCGATGCAGATTCGGGCAAACTTACCCTTGTCGGATTTCAAGAAACAATGGGCGAAACACCCCGCAATTTCATGATAGACCCCAAAGGGGAATTTGTGTTTGTCGCCCATCAAAATTCAGACAATATCGTCGGATTCAGGCGCGATGCCCAAACCGGAAAGCTTACTTACGCAGGAATAAATGTGAGCGTGCCCAGTCCGGTCTGTCTGAAGATGTTGATATTGTAA
- a CDS encoding TerC family protein has protein sequence MAVWIIFIVCILFFLALDLGVFNKNPHIIRTKEASVWTGIWVTIALSFSVVIYWLYKHHLVTNVHNIAPQEAALKYITGYLIELSLSIDNIFVIAVIFKSFRIPQKYQHRVLFWGIMGAIVFRAVMILFGVILIEKFTWTTYFFGIFLLYTAFGMLKQDDSEEGFDPKGSWVYRFVRKFVPVTATMSGEHFFIKKRNLHIATPLFIALIVIEVTDIIFALDSIPAILAITSEPFVVFSSNILAIMGLRSMYFFLANMLERFHHLKYSLLVILSFVGIKMLLVHHFKFPEWFSLTFILVSLLAGIFVSLISVKEPVSEK, from the coding sequence ATGGCTGTCTGGATTATTTTTATTGTATGTATTCTCTTCTTTCTTGCACTTGATCTGGGGGTTTTTAACAAAAATCCTCATATTATCAGAACCAAAGAGGCTTCGGTATGGACAGGTATATGGGTGACCATAGCCTTGAGTTTTTCGGTGGTGATCTACTGGTTGTATAAACACCACCTGGTCACCAATGTGCACAATATCGCCCCTCAGGAAGCTGCATTAAAATACATTACCGGCTACCTGATTGAACTATCGCTGAGCATTGACAATATCTTTGTCATTGCCGTCATCTTTAAATCCTTCCGCATTCCGCAAAAATACCAGCACAGAGTCTTGTTCTGGGGTATCATGGGCGCGATTGTTTTCCGGGCAGTGATGATATTGTTCGGCGTAATTCTGATTGAGAAGTTTACCTGGACCACTTATTTTTTCGGTATATTCCTGCTTTATACAGCCTTTGGAATGCTGAAACAAGACGACAGTGAGGAGGGGTTTGATCCTAAAGGTTCATGGGTATACCGGTTTGTTCGGAAATTTGTCCCTGTAACAGCGACTATGTCCGGAGAGCATTTTTTCATCAAAAAACGAAATCTTCATATAGCCACGCCTTTATTTATCGCCTTGATTGTCATAGAGGTAACCGATATTATCTTTGCGCTGGACAGCATCCCTGCGATTCTCGCAATTACCTCGGAGCCTTTTGTCGTTTTTAGTTCCAATATTCTGGCCATTATGGGTTTGCGTTCGATGTATTTTTTCCTCGCCAATATGCTCGAACGGTTCCACCATCTCAAATACAGCCTGCTGGTTATCCTTTCATTTGTCGGCATAAAAATGTTGCTGGTACATCATTTTAAATTTCCAGAGTGGTTTTCGCTGACATTTATCCTGGTATCTCTGCTGGCAGGAATTTTTGTTTCACTCATCTCTGTAAAAGAGCCGGTAAGCGAAAAATAG
- a CDS encoding DUF5009 domain-containing protein, translating to MAEPAPASRLESIDALRGFDMLMISGAGSFFFLLHGKTGLSWVDALAMQFEHPTWNGFTFYDFIFPLFLFISGVSLPFSLNSGLKKGLSKQHLYRKAFFRMLILIGLGILYKNAPVPFFEPSKIRFVSVLGRIGLAGFVTTIIYLNFSPRGRIAWIAGILLGYYAALFLVPVPGYGAGDLSFEGNLVGWFDRTFLPGRLLQGTYDELGLLTQFPAMCLAMLGAFAGDILRLEKSEKQKLNYLIAAGLGGIALGLLWSLHFPINKHLWTSAFILLTGGMGFLALAIFYGVIDILGYRKWAFFFRVIGLNSLAIYLVYRFVDFGYTSRLLFEGFYTWTAEPWHEVWQALGAMGLVWLFLYVLYRNRLFVKV from the coding sequence ATGGCTGAACCTGCTCCTGCCTCCCGTCTTGAATCCATCGATGCCCTCCGGGGCTTTGATATGCTGATGATTTCCGGTGCCGGAAGTTTCTTTTTTCTGCTTCATGGCAAAACTGGTCTCTCCTGGGTAGATGCCCTTGCTATGCAATTTGAGCACCCCACATGGAATGGTTTTACCTTCTACGACTTCATTTTTCCGCTGTTCCTCTTTATTTCGGGCGTTTCCCTGCCTTTTTCCCTCAACAGCGGACTAAAAAAAGGCCTTAGTAAACAACACCTTTACCGCAAAGCCTTTTTCCGGATGCTAATCCTGATTGGCCTGGGTATCCTGTATAAAAATGCACCGGTTCCCTTTTTCGAACCTTCAAAAATTCGATTTGTCAGTGTATTGGGGAGAATCGGCCTTGCCGGATTTGTCACCACAATCATTTACCTCAATTTTTCCCCCCGGGGGAGAATAGCCTGGATTGCAGGCATACTGCTGGGTTATTATGCTGCTTTGTTTCTGGTACCTGTACCGGGATATGGAGCGGGCGATCTCTCGTTTGAAGGAAATCTCGTGGGGTGGTTTGACCGCACATTTTTGCCCGGCAGACTGTTGCAGGGAACATATGACGAGTTGGGGCTGTTGACACAGTTTCCCGCTATGTGTCTGGCTATGCTGGGGGCCTTTGCGGGTGATATATTGCGGCTTGAAAAAAGTGAAAAACAAAAACTCAACTACCTGATTGCTGCGGGTTTGGGAGGAATAGCCCTGGGGCTGTTGTGGAGCCTTCATTTTCCGATCAACAAACACCTGTGGACCAGCGCGTTTATTTTACTGACCGGGGGAATGGGTTTTCTGGCGTTGGCGATATTTTACGGCGTGATTGATATTCTCGGCTATCGCAAATGGGCATTTTTCTTCAGAGTGATCGGGCTGAATTCACTGGCGATTTATCTGGTGTACCGGTTTGTAGACTTTGGTTATACATCGCGGCTGTTGTTTGAAGGTTTTTATACATGGACTGCCGAACCCTGGCACGAAGTGTGGCAAGCTTTGGGCGCCATGGGACTGGTATGGCTATTTTTGTATGTACTGTACAGAAACCGGTTGTTTGTGAAGGTGTAG
- a CDS encoding winged helix-turn-helix transcriptional regulator, with protein MASLTLWGTICPLPLKDTNKDTNKDTNKDTNKDTQTLSDKEHMVLDEIRKNPHITTDLLSENMGINPRNVKKYIARLKARDLLTRIGSPRNGYWKIL; from the coding sequence ATGGCCTCGCTAACTTTGTGGGGCACCATCTGCCCCCTGCCATTAAAAGACACCAATAAAGACACTAATAAAGACACTAATAAAGACACCAATAAAGACACGCAAACCCTGTCTGACAAGGAGCATATGGTATTGGATGAAATTCGAAAAAACCCACATATAACCACGGATCTGCTTTCTGAAAACATGGGGATCAATCCCCGAAATGTAAAAAAATATATTGCCCGCCTAAAGGCGCGCGACCTGTTGACTCGCATCGGTTCCCCCCGCAATGGCTATTGGAAGATTCTGTGA
- a CDS encoding adenosylcobalamin-dependent ribonucleoside-diphosphate reductase — MISPSIKSKKSSNGKHHATYTYPEVLPQAVKYFNGDELAANVWINKYAMKDSYGNIYDRTPDDMHRRIAKEIFRIESNYPNGYTEEEIYESLKDFTYIVPQGGPMTGIGNDYQIISLSNCFVIGHDNLADSYGGVMKLDEEQVQLMKRRGGVGHDLSHIRPKGSPVMNSALTSTGVVPFMERYSNSTREVAQDGRRGALMLSISIKHPDAERFIDAKLDGTKVTGANVSVKIDDEFMQAVKDGKPYVQRYPLDGPSPVVENEIDARNLWKKIIHNAWASAEPGILFWDTVRKESIPDCYQDLGFRTVSTNPCGEIPLCPYDSCRLLAVNLYSFVDHPFTAKASFNFDRFRKYVTMAQRIMDDIVDLELEKIDAIVTKIEADPEDEEVKRTERLLWEKIKEKCIKGRRTGVGITAEGDMLAALGLRYGSEEALAFSVEVHKQLALTAYRSSVDMARDRGAFPIYNAEREANNPFIQRIKEADPALYADMVKYGRRNIALLTIAPTGTTSLMTQTTSGIEPVFMVSYKRRRKVNPNDQNIVVDFVDSVGDAWEEFHVFHHKFVLWLREQGYNTQTVSRMSEAELQQLIDRSPYAGATANDVDWVMKVKMQGAIQQWVDHSISVTVNVPNDTTEEMVQKIYMTGWESGCKGITVYRDGSRSGVLVSNDDTGKGKKAKKKANEFTDTLAPRRPDKLEARVIRFYNKDDAWVAIVGLFADRPYEIFTGLAKDSFSVLSQVDKGWVIKTKDDNGRGRYDFQYVDKEGYKVTIEGLSRTFNKEYWNYAKLISGVLRHGMPLPYVVNMVSKLHLDAESLNTWKNGLVRALKQFIPDGTEAVENTCNECGAPALVYQEGCLTCKECGYSKCE, encoded by the coding sequence ATGATCTCACCATCCATCAAGTCAAAAAAATCTTCCAACGGAAAACATCACGCAACCTACACCTACCCTGAAGTACTGCCGCAAGCAGTGAAATATTTCAACGGAGACGAGCTGGCCGCCAATGTGTGGATAAACAAGTACGCCATGAAAGATTCTTACGGCAATATTTATGACCGGACGCCCGATGATATGCATCGCCGGATTGCCAAAGAAATCTTTCGCATAGAAAGTAATTATCCCAACGGATATACAGAAGAAGAGATTTATGAATCCCTAAAAGACTTTACTTATATCGTTCCGCAGGGAGGTCCTATGACCGGTATTGGTAATGACTATCAGATTATCTCTCTTTCCAACTGCTTTGTCATCGGTCATGACAACCTCGCCGACTCTTATGGTGGTGTGATGAAACTCGACGAAGAGCAGGTGCAACTCATGAAACGCCGTGGCGGTGTAGGACATGATCTTTCCCATATTCGCCCCAAAGGCAGCCCCGTGATGAACAGTGCCCTAACGTCCACAGGGGTTGTCCCTTTTATGGAGCGGTACTCCAACTCTACCCGTGAAGTTGCTCAGGACGGAAGAAGAGGTGCTTTGATGCTCAGTATTTCGATCAAACACCCCGACGCAGAGCGTTTTATCGATGCCAAACTCGATGGTACCAAAGTGACAGGTGCCAATGTCTCGGTGAAAATCGACGATGAGTTTATGCAGGCGGTGAAAGACGGCAAACCCTATGTTCAGCGTTATCCGCTCGATGGGCCAAGTCCTGTTGTGGAAAATGAAATTGATGCCCGTAACCTTTGGAAAAAAATCATTCACAATGCCTGGGCATCTGCCGAACCGGGTATTCTTTTCTGGGATACCGTGCGCAAAGAGTCTATTCCGGATTGTTATCAGGACCTTGGATTCCGCACCGTTTCTACGAATCCGTGCGGTGAAATCCCCTTGTGCCCCTATGACAGCTGCCGCCTCTTGGCAGTGAATCTCTATAGTTTTGTGGATCACCCGTTTACGGCAAAGGCGAGCTTCAATTTCGACCGCTTCCGCAAATATGTCACAATGGCACAGCGGATCATGGACGATATCGTAGATCTTGAGCTTGAAAAAATTGACGCGATCGTCACCAAAATTGAAGCTGATCCCGAAGACGAAGAAGTAAAACGCACAGAAAGGCTGCTTTGGGAAAAAATCAAAGAAAAATGTATCAAGGGTCGCCGCACGGGTGTGGGTATTACTGCCGAGGGAGATATGCTTGCCGCTTTAGGCCTTCGCTATGGAAGTGAGGAAGCGCTTGCTTTTTCGGTGGAAGTGCACAAACAACTGGCGCTGACCGCCTACCGCTCTTCGGTGGACATGGCCCGCGACAGAGGCGCGTTCCCGATTTACAACGCGGAGCGTGAAGCCAATAATCCGTTTATCCAACGCATCAAAGAAGCAGATCCTGCGCTTTATGCAGATATGGTTAAATATGGCCGCCGCAATATTGCCCTGCTCACGATTGCTCCTACCGGTACGACTTCTCTGATGACACAGACAACCTCAGGTATTGAACCGGTATTTATGGTGTCGTACAAACGCCGCCGTAAAGTCAATCCCAATGACCAGAATATCGTCGTGGATTTTGTAGATAGCGTAGGCGATGCGTGGGAAGAATTTCACGTTTTCCACCACAAATTTGTCCTCTGGCTGCGTGAACAAGGGTACAATACCCAGACGGTTTCCCGCATGAGTGAAGCGGAGCTTCAGCAACTGATCGACCGCTCGCCGTATGCCGGCGCCACAGCCAACGATGTGGACTGGGTGATGAAAGTCAAAATGCAGGGCGCCATTCAGCAGTGGGTGGATCACTCCATTTCCGTGACCGTCAACGTCCCCAATGACACCACGGAAGAGATGGTGCAGAAAATTTACATGACGGGTTGGGAAAGCGGTTGTAAAGGAATTACCGTTTACCGCGACGGCAGCCGCTCCGGGGTACTGGTTTCCAATGATGATACGGGCAAAGGCAAGAAGGCCAAGAAAAAAGCCAATGAATTTACCGATACGCTGGCGCCCCGTCGCCCTGATAAACTGGAAGCCAGAGTAATCCGCTTCTACAACAAGGACGATGCATGGGTCGCAATTGTCGGTTTGTTCGCTGACCGTCCGTATGAGATTTTCACCGGACTGGCCAAAGATTCTTTCTCCGTATTGTCTCAGGTGGACAAAGGCTGGGTCATCAAAACAAAAGATGACAATGGCCGTGGACGTTATGACTTCCAGTATGTGGATAAAGAAGGGTACAAAGTCACGATTGAAGGCCTTTCCCGTACTTTCAACAAAGAGTACTGGAACTATGCCAAACTGATCTCCGGTGTGCTCCGCCACGGGATGCCATTGCCCTATGTGGTCAATATGGTCTCCAAGCTGCACCTCGACGCCGAATCTCTCAACACCTGGAAAAATGGCCTGGTTCGCGCCCTGAAGCAGTTTATTCCCGATGGAACCGAAGCCGTAGAAAATACCTGTAACGAATGCGGCGCTCCCGCGTTAGTATATCAGGAAGGATGCCTCACCTGCAAAGAGTGTGGCTACAGTAAATGCGAATAA